A region of the Clostridium estertheticum subsp. estertheticum genome:
TTCAAATATGTCTCCACAATATAAAGCAAATTTAATAATATTGTCCGAAAATAAAAATATGATATACAAAGATAAAAAAATAACTTCAGCGAAGGCAATAGATATTGGATTAAATAATATGTCAAACGAAATATATAATATTGACGGAAAAAAATTCTTACTAAATCGTGAAGTGTCAAACTATTCTAAGTGGACATATGTTAATTTTTTGTCCTATGAAAATATTTTTCAAAATATAAAATTAATGAGAACTATTATGTTATGTTGCTTTTTAATGATTTTTATTTTAGCAGTTTCTATGGGACTCGGTTTTGCGGGTAGTATAACAAAACCAATAATTACATTAAGTAAAAAAATGAAAAAAGTTGAAAATGGTAATTTTGAAATAATGGAAATAGATAAAATTTCTGATGACAAATGTGACGAAGTGGGACAGTTAAATAATGATTTTATTGTCATGGTTAACAAAATAAATGAGTTAATAAAGGAAAACTATATTAAACAAATATTAGTTAAGGAAACAGAATTAAAGGCCTTACAATCTCAAATAAATCCTCATTTTTTATATAATACTCTTGATTCAATTAATTGGATTGCTAAAGCAAATAAACAGGATAAGATATCTTTAATGGTTAAATCGCTTTCAAATTTATTTAGGGCGTCAATAGCTAGCAAGGATAGTATTATAAAAATTGAAGATGAACTAAAGTTATTAAATGATTATATAAATATACAAAAAATAAGATATGAGGAAAGACTAGATTTTAGCGATTTGGTAGATGAGGATATAAAGGAGTGTTATATTCTTAAAATGACATTGCAACCATTAGTTGAAAATTGTATTAAGTATGGACTGGAGCAATTAACTGGTGTATGTAAAATTACAATAAAGTCTCAAAAGCAAAAAGATTTTCTTGAGGTAATAGTTATCGATAATGGAATTGGTATGACTAAGGAATTTCTCCACGAGTTAGAAATTGGTGAGAATAAATCTAGGAGTACCGGCATTGGTATAAAAAATATAGATGAACGGATAAAATTGTTTTTTGGTAAAGAATTTGGAATATCAGTAAAAAGTCAATTAAGTGAGGGAACCACAGTTATAGTTAGGATTCCATACAAAGTGAGGTGATAGAATGTATAAAGTTTTGATTGTTGATGATGAGAGAATAATAAGAGAAGGTATTGCAAATTCCATTGAGTGGAACAAATATGGTTTTTCACTTTGCGGAATGGCCCAGAATGGAATAGATGCTTATGAAATTATTAAGCAAATTGTTCCAGACGCGGTTATAACGGATATTAAAATGCCTGGAATGGGGGGATTAGAATTAATTTCTAGAATATATAAGGAATATCCTCAAATTATTTTTATAATTTTGTCTGGATATGGAGAATTTAAATTTGCAAATAAAGCGATGAAATACGGCGTTAAATACTATTTATTAAAACCATGTGATGAGGATGAAATAATTAATATTTTAAAAAAAATAGAGATAGAAAAAAAAGAAGAAGAAAAAAAAGATAAATTTCTTACGGATATAAATGATAATTTTAAAAAAGTTTTACCACAAGTCGGAGAACAGTTTTTAAGAGATTTTATAATTGGGGTAACTTATAGTAAGGTTGAATGTGAATATTTTTTAAGACTCTTTGATATAAAAGAAACTAAGTTTAAGCTTGTTGTATTTAAACTGGATAATGGAGTTGATTTACTAGAGAAGTTTGCGTTAAAGAATATAGCATATGATATATTGAATCAAAATGTTGTTTACTTAAGCACTATATTGGATAATAATGTTTTATTGCTAATTAAGTCTATTGATTTATCTATACTGACAGATTTATTGTCCCAAATTAAAGATATTTTTAATAAATATTTTAAATATAATATTTGTATAGGGGTAAGTAATGAAAATAGTTTTGAAAGTATACAAAATATGTATCTAGAGGTTAAGGAATGTTTGAAATGTGAATTTTATCTTGGTGATAACAAAATAATAACAGAAAAAATTATTGAGTTTAATAAGTCACAAGATAATTTAAGTGATTCAACTTACAATGAAATGATTGCGGTTTCTGTTAAAACAGGCAATATAGAAAGATTAAACTTGCAATTAGACAGCTTTTTTAATATGATATATCAAGAAAAAGTAGAAATAGAAATGGCTAAAAATTATTGTATTGAAATATTTTTGATTATACTAAGGCAAGGTGATCATAAAAAAGTTAGAGGATATGCAAAGGGTTTATATGAAATCCAAGATAAAAGTACTTTAAGACAAATTAGTGGATATATAAAATATATAGCTAATGAAATAGCTAAAAAAAATTATGATAATAATACAGAAAATTATGGAGCTATTATTAGTACAGTTATAAACTGCGTTGATAATAATATACAAAATTATGAGTTATCACTAAATTGGATAGCAAAAAAAGTATTATTTATAAATGAAAATTACTTAGGTAAGCTTTTTTACAAACACACTAATGAAAAATTTTCTAGATATGTTGTTAGGATCAGGATGGAAAAAGCTAAAGAACTTATTAGGAGTAAAAAAGACTATAAGTTTTATGAAATAACAGAGCAAATAGGACTTGGTGATAACACTCAATACTTTAGCCAAGTATTTAAAAAATATACGGGTTATACTCCATCTGAATATAGAAAACTGTAACGGTTTACAAAAAACGCTGATTTTTAAACAAAAACAGCGTTTTTTTTGACTCTTTTTTTAAAAAAACAATTGTATAATAAAATTATAAATGAAAAAGCTAGTAAAAACATTAAGGGGGCAAATATTAATGAAAAAATCTATGTCTATACTTTTAGCGGCTGTTTTAACTGGTTCTTTAGCACTAGGTGGTTGTGGGAAAAGTGATACTGCAACTACGCAACCGAAAGCGGATGCTAATGCGCCAGTTAAACTATCAATAACTTGGTGGGGATCACAGTCAAGGCATGACTATACTAATAAATTACTATCAATGTATACAGCTAAATATCCAAATGTAACATTTCAGGCAACACCTTCTGGATGGGATGGTTATTTTGATAAAATTTCAGCTCAGGCGGCAGGGGATACCATGCCAGATATAATGC
Encoded here:
- a CDS encoding cache domain-containing sensor histidine kinase, encoding MVINNYLSNVKTYIINFYKIMTIKRKVFIILATLVLIISMLSFLLLQVTFKVYDRQLINNSSEILNIYSTNIENELRKVESLSFGVITSNQTQEYLSTINNKKSSYERYVAISKMEDILRNQSQSESYISSVSLVDINGSMYTVGNSTITIANTIQNEVMKRLEKKSGGFVWIEPKEDNKNFILARKIRSISNFKVIGTLIIRIDADNLVNSVSNMSPQYKANLIILSENKNMIYKDKKITSAKAIDIGLNNMSNEIYNIDGKKFLLNREVSNYSKWTYVNFLSYENIFQNIKLMRTIMLCCFLMIFILAVSMGLGFAGSITKPIITLSKKMKKVENGNFEIMEIDKISDDKCDEVGQLNNDFIVMVNKINELIKENYIKQILVKETELKALQSQINPHFLYNTLDSINWIAKANKQDKISLMVKSLSNLFRASIASKDSIIKIEDELKLLNDYINIQKIRYEERLDFSDLVDEDIKECYILKMTLQPLVENCIKYGLEQLTGVCKITIKSQKQKDFLEVIVIDNGIGMTKEFLHELEIGENKSRSTGIGIKNIDERIKLFFGKEFGISVKSQLSEGTTVIVRIPYKVR
- a CDS encoding response regulator transcription factor gives rise to the protein MYKVLIVDDERIIREGIANSIEWNKYGFSLCGMAQNGIDAYEIIKQIVPDAVITDIKMPGMGGLELISRIYKEYPQIIFIILSGYGEFKFANKAMKYGVKYYLLKPCDEDEIINILKKIEIEKKEEEKKDKFLTDINDNFKKVLPQVGEQFLRDFIIGVTYSKVECEYFLRLFDIKETKFKLVVFKLDNGVDLLEKFALKNIAYDILNQNVVYLSTILDNNVLLLIKSIDLSILTDLLSQIKDIFNKYFKYNICIGVSNENSFESIQNMYLEVKECLKCEFYLGDNKIITEKIIEFNKSQDNLSDSTYNEMIAVSVKTGNIERLNLQLDSFFNMIYQEKVEIEMAKNYCIEIFLIILRQGDHKKVRGYAKGLYEIQDKSTLRQISGYIKYIANEIAKKNYDNNTENYGAIISTVINCVDNNIQNYELSLNWIAKKVLFINENYLGKLFYKHTNEKFSRYVVRIRMEKAKELIRSKKDYKFYEITEQIGLGDNTQYFSQVFKKYTGYTPSEYRKL